The following proteins come from a genomic window of Corallococcus sp. NCRR:
- a CDS encoding ATP-dependent DNA ligase — MRALADLYDTLDQTTSTNAKVEAMARYFRTAPPEDAAWGLFFLTGQKLKRLLTSKLLVGWTQELTGIPDWLFDEVYASVGDLAEVIALLLDGANLPPEHAEELPLSRWLEERLLPLRGLDAAEQRERVVGWWRSMPRRELFLLNKMLTGELRVGVSNTLVVRAIAQVTGLPPPSVAHRLMGTWTPTKAFFEQLVAPDVSDGHVSRPYPYYLASPLEQPAESLGELSDWLVEWKWDGIRGQLIRRQGDVFLWSRGEELITERFPEITEAARALPEGTVLDGEVMAYEDGVPLPFARLQRRIGRQKLTPKVLAEAPAAFVVYDLLEQDGKDMRELPLRERRARLEALLKDHPRFPISPTVTADSWEALAELRMESRARNVEGLMIKRLDSVYQTGRKRGDWWKWKIDPYTVDAVLLYAHPGHGRRSSLYTDYTFAVWNGEDLLPVTKAYSGLTDEEIGRLDRWIRAHTREKFGPVRSVDPEQVFELHFEAIAPSPRHKSGIALRFPRIARWRADKTARDADTLDSLKGLLHAAH, encoded by the coding sequence GTGCGAGCCCTGGCCGACCTCTACGACACGCTCGACCAGACGACCTCCACCAACGCGAAGGTGGAGGCGATGGCGCGCTACTTCCGCACGGCGCCGCCGGAGGATGCCGCCTGGGGCCTGTTCTTCCTCACGGGTCAGAAGCTCAAGCGGCTGCTCACGTCGAAGCTGCTGGTGGGCTGGACGCAGGAGCTCACCGGCATCCCGGATTGGCTCTTCGACGAGGTCTACGCGTCAGTGGGAGACCTGGCGGAGGTGATTGCGCTGCTGCTCGACGGAGCGAACCTCCCGCCCGAGCACGCCGAGGAGCTCCCTCTCTCACGCTGGTTGGAGGAGCGCCTGTTGCCCCTGCGCGGCCTGGACGCGGCGGAGCAGCGCGAGCGGGTGGTGGGCTGGTGGAGGTCCATGCCCCGCCGCGAGCTGTTCCTCCTCAACAAGATGCTCACAGGCGAGTTGCGCGTGGGCGTGTCCAACACGCTGGTGGTGCGAGCCATCGCGCAGGTCACCGGCCTGCCGCCGCCCAGCGTGGCGCACCGGCTGATGGGCACCTGGACGCCGACGAAGGCGTTCTTCGAACAGCTCGTGGCGCCGGATGTATCGGACGGCCATGTGTCGCGTCCGTATCCCTATTACCTCGCGTCGCCGCTGGAGCAGCCGGCGGAGTCGCTGGGCGAATTGAGTGACTGGCTCGTCGAGTGGAAGTGGGACGGCATCCGGGGCCAGCTCATCCGCCGCCAGGGCGACGTGTTCCTCTGGAGCCGGGGCGAGGAGCTGATCACCGAACGCTTCCCCGAAATCACCGAAGCCGCCCGGGCCCTGCCCGAAGGCACGGTGCTCGACGGCGAGGTGATGGCCTACGAGGACGGAGTCCCCCTGCCCTTCGCCCGGCTCCAGCGCCGCATTGGCAGACAGAAGCTCACGCCCAAGGTGTTGGCGGAGGCCCCCGCCGCGTTCGTCGTCTACGACCTGCTGGAGCAGGACGGAAAGGACATGCGAGAGCTGCCCCTGCGCGAGCGCCGCGCGAGGCTGGAGGCCCTGCTCAAGGACCACCCGCGCTTCCCCATCTCGCCCACGGTGACAGCCGATTCTTGGGAGGCGCTGGCGGAGCTGCGCATGGAGTCTCGCGCGCGCAACGTCGAGGGCCTGATGATCAAGCGGCTGGACTCGGTGTACCAGACGGGGCGCAAGCGCGGCGATTGGTGGAAGTGGAAGATCGACCCGTACACCGTGGACGCGGTGCTGCTCTACGCACATCCAGGCCACGGCCGGCGCTCGTCGCTCTACACGGACTACACCTTCGCGGTGTGGAACGGCGAGGACCTGCTCCCGGTGACGAAGGCCTACTCGGGCCTCACCGACGAGGAGATAGGCCGGCTCGACCGCTGGATCCGCGCGCACACGCGGGAGAAGTTCGGCCCGGTGCGCTCGGTGGATCCGGAGCAGGTGTTCGAGCTGCACTTCGAAGCCATCGCCCCATCCCCGCGCCACAAGTCGGGCATCGCCCTGCGCTTCCCACGCATCGCCCGCTGGCGCGCGGACAAGACGGCGAGGGACGCGGACACGCTCGATTCGTTGAAGGGGCTGCTCCATGCAGCCCACTAA
- a CDS encoding ligase-associated DNA damage response DEXH box helicase has product MQPTKPRRRNRMRGKHAPEKQAEKPVRTRAKKPAPRSPSPYKGAPMEQLRQWFASKGWTPYAFQEEAWAAYTRGDSGLIHVPTGAGKTYAAYIGPLADVAERNQKGLQILYLTPLRAVSRDVEQALREPLMALDADLEVESRTGDTSSSVRQRQRERLPQVLITTPESLSLLLTQEQAAENFASLRAVIVDEWHELLASKRGTQVELALARLRHFAPGLRIWALSATLANLDEAARTVVGTDRKPTLVSADLQRPVDVETLLPEEVDTFPWAGHLGFSMLPRVADGLDPTQSTLLFTNTRSQAERWFEGLRFLRPEWEHLLALHHGSIDREERERVEGGLKDGSLRLVVCTSSLDLGVDFGPVERVIQIGSPKGIGRTLQRAGRSAHRPGATCRILFVPTHALELVEMAAARDAIAQREVEPRTPLSKPLDVLAQHLVTCALGGGFTREALRDEVRTATSYASLTDEEFDWALALVREGGPTLRAYPEFRRVVEVNGRFRVPDVRLARLHRLNIGTITSDASVQLRYWSGGTLGTVEESYVSRLKPGDTFLFAGRRLEFSRFKDMTAYVKPAKAKATQTPRWGGSRLPLSTSLASAMRRTLESARQGDVTRDEVAAAWPILDAQARLSRIPGDGGCLAETCRTRDGYHLFMYPFEGRLVHEGLAALLALRLTRLQKATFSLSVNDYGLELLTPTPFPFDEALRPALFTREHLVEDILESVNLSELARRQFRDIARVAGLVMPGLPGARKSTRQVQASAALLYDVFVKYDPDNLLLRQARREVLEHQFEQGRLTRTLERLEAHPVEVVHVHRPSPLGFPLVVERISASVSNESLLERVQRLKERWSQADARPA; this is encoded by the coding sequence ATGCAGCCCACTAAGCCGCGCCGCCGCAATCGCATGCGCGGCAAGCACGCGCCGGAGAAGCAGGCCGAGAAGCCCGTACGAACCCGAGCGAAGAAACCCGCGCCCCGGTCCCCTTCTCCCTACAAGGGCGCGCCGATGGAGCAACTCCGCCAGTGGTTCGCCTCCAAGGGATGGACGCCCTACGCCTTCCAGGAAGAAGCCTGGGCCGCCTACACGCGAGGAGACAGCGGCCTCATCCACGTGCCCACCGGCGCGGGAAAAACCTACGCGGCATACATCGGCCCGCTCGCGGACGTGGCGGAGCGCAATCAGAAGGGCCTTCAAATCCTCTACCTCACGCCCCTGCGAGCCGTGTCGCGTGACGTGGAGCAGGCCCTGCGCGAACCGCTGATGGCACTGGACGCGGACCTGGAGGTGGAGAGCCGCACGGGCGACACGTCCTCCTCCGTGCGCCAGCGTCAGCGCGAACGCCTGCCCCAGGTCCTCATCACCACGCCGGAGTCCCTGTCACTCCTCCTGACGCAGGAGCAGGCCGCGGAGAACTTCGCCTCACTGCGCGCCGTCATCGTGGACGAGTGGCACGAACTCCTCGCCTCCAAGCGAGGCACCCAGGTGGAGCTGGCCCTGGCCCGCCTGCGCCACTTCGCTCCGGGCCTGCGCATCTGGGCGCTGTCCGCCACGCTCGCCAACCTGGACGAGGCCGCGCGCACCGTCGTGGGCACGGACCGAAAGCCCACGCTGGTGAGCGCGGACCTTCAGCGCCCGGTGGACGTGGAGACGCTGCTGCCAGAGGAGGTGGACACCTTCCCGTGGGCCGGGCACCTGGGCTTCTCCATGTTGCCGCGCGTGGCGGACGGGTTGGATCCCACGCAGTCCACGCTCCTCTTCACCAACACCCGCTCCCAAGCGGAGCGCTGGTTCGAAGGCCTGCGCTTCCTGCGCCCCGAATGGGAACACCTGCTCGCGCTGCATCACGGGTCCATCGACCGCGAGGAGCGCGAGCGCGTGGAGGGAGGCCTCAAGGACGGGAGCCTGCGCCTCGTCGTCTGCACGTCTTCACTCGACCTGGGCGTGGACTTCGGCCCGGTGGAGCGGGTCATCCAGATAGGAAGTCCCAAGGGCATCGGCCGAACGCTTCAACGCGCGGGCCGCAGCGCGCACCGTCCCGGCGCCACGTGCCGCATCCTCTTCGTCCCCACGCACGCGCTCGAACTGGTGGAGATGGCCGCTGCCCGGGACGCCATCGCGCAGCGAGAGGTGGAGCCGCGCACACCGCTGTCCAAGCCGCTCGACGTGCTGGCCCAGCACCTGGTGACGTGCGCGCTGGGAGGAGGCTTCACCCGCGAGGCCCTGCGCGACGAGGTCCGCACCGCCACGAGCTACGCCTCCCTCACCGACGAGGAGTTCGACTGGGCCCTCGCCCTGGTGCGCGAGGGAGGCCCCACGCTGCGCGCCTATCCGGAGTTCCGCCGCGTGGTGGAGGTGAACGGCCGCTTCCGCGTGCCCGACGTGCGCCTCGCCCGGCTGCACCGGCTCAACATCGGCACCATCACGTCGGACGCGTCCGTGCAGCTGCGCTACTGGAGCGGCGGCACCCTGGGCACGGTGGAGGAGTCCTACGTCAGCCGCCTGAAGCCCGGAGACACCTTCCTCTTCGCGGGCCGCCGGCTGGAGTTCAGCCGCTTCAAGGACATGACGGCGTACGTGAAGCCCGCGAAGGCCAAGGCCACCCAGACGCCGCGCTGGGGCGGCAGCCGCCTGCCCCTGTCCACGTCGCTCGCGTCCGCGATGCGCCGCACGCTCGAGTCCGCGCGCCAGGGCGACGTCACCCGCGACGAGGTCGCCGCCGCCTGGCCCATCCTCGACGCGCAGGCCCGTCTGTCCCGAATCCCCGGCGACGGTGGCTGCCTGGCGGAGACCTGCCGCACGCGGGACGGCTACCACCTCTTCATGTATCCCTTTGAAGGAAGGCTCGTGCACGAAGGCCTGGCGGCGCTGCTCGCCCTGCGCCTCACGCGTCTACAGAAGGCCACCTTCAGCCTGTCCGTGAACGACTACGGCCTGGAGCTGCTCACCCCCACGCCCTTCCCCTTCGATGAAGCGCTGCGCCCGGCCCTCTTCACCCGCGAGCACCTGGTGGAGGACATCCTGGAGAGCGTCAACCTGAGCGAGCTCGCGCGCCGGCAGTTCCGCGACATCGCCCGCGTGGCCGGGCTGGTGATGCCGGGCCTGCCCGGAGCGCGCAAGTCCACCCGACAGGTCCAGGCCAGCGCCGCGCTCCTCTATGACGTCTTCGTGAAATACGACCCGGACAACCTCCTCCTGCGCCAGGCGCGCCGCGAGGTGCTGGAGCACCAGTTCGAACAGGGCCGGCTCACCCGCACCCTGGAGCGGCTGGAGGCGCACCCCGTCGAGGTCGTCCACGTCCACCGGCCCTCGCCGCTGGGCTTCCCGCTCGTCGTCGAGCGCATCAGCGCCAGCGTGTCCAACGAGTCCCTGCTGGAGCGCGTGCAGCGCCTCAAGGAGCGATGGTCCCAGGCCGATGCCAGACCCGCGTAG
- the pdeM gene encoding ligase-associated DNA damage response endonuclease PdeM, with translation MVPGRCQTRVADADVELLPERALHWPEAGVLAVADLHWGKTESFQQHGIPLPVGVLDDDLARLSSALTATGARRLLLVGDLVHSRQGLTPDVISRVNTWRETHASLEVVLIRGNHDRHVRTLPPSWRMEDRAEGLDEGPFRFAHHPEPAAGRYVWAGHLHPMVRLSGGADRLRLPCFHLGPGVGVLPAFSAFTGGMDMRRGKKDRVYAIAGTAVVEL, from the coding sequence ATGGTCCCAGGCCGATGCCAGACCCGCGTAGCGGACGCGGACGTGGAGCTGCTCCCGGAACGAGCCTTGCACTGGCCTGAAGCCGGCGTGCTCGCGGTGGCGGACCTGCACTGGGGCAAGACGGAGTCCTTCCAGCAGCACGGCATCCCCCTCCCCGTGGGGGTCCTGGATGACGACCTCGCCCGCCTCTCCTCCGCCCTCACCGCCACCGGTGCCCGGCGCCTCCTCCTAGTGGGGGACCTGGTGCACTCGCGCCAGGGGCTCACCCCGGACGTCATCAGCCGCGTGAATACCTGGCGTGAAACACATGCTTCACTAGAAGTCGTGCTGATACGCGGCAACCATGACCGCCACGTGCGGACCCTCCCGCCCTCCTGGAGGATGGAGGATCGCGCGGAGGGATTGGACGAAGGCCCGTTCCGCTTCGCCCACCACCCGGAGCCGGCCGCCGGGCGCTATGTCTGGGCCGGGCATCTGCACCCCATGGTGCGGCTGTCGGGCGGGGCGGACCGGCTGCGGCTGCCCTGCTTCCACCTGGGTCCCGGCGTGGGTGTCCTGCCCGCGTTCAGCGCCTTCACGGGGGGAATGGACATGCGGCGGGGCAAGAAGGACCGCGTCTACGCCATCGCCGGCACCGCGGTGGTGGAACTCTAG
- a CDS encoding cytochrome c3 family protein — MSGPLFPRWTNTVSRLSAAMLLAVPAIAIGGLLAYVRSPLVTNQARPVEQPIEFDHRHHAGDEQIDCRYCHWTVEKSPSAGIPSTTVCMSCHAQVWNKSPYLTEVRKAFFADQPIPWVRVHNLPDFVYFNHSIHVGKGVGCATCHGRVDQMGAIEQSAPLTMSWCLDCHRNPGPNLRPQEFITSMTWAPPTDKAEASALAETLTKEYDVHSRTSCSTCHR; from the coding sequence ATGAGCGGCCCTCTCTTCCCACGCTGGACGAATACGGTGTCGCGCCTGTCGGCCGCGATGCTCCTCGCCGTGCCCGCCATCGCCATCGGCGGCCTCCTGGCCTACGTGCGCAGCCCGCTCGTGACCAATCAGGCCCGCCCGGTGGAACAGCCCATCGAGTTCGACCACCGGCACCACGCCGGTGACGAGCAGATCGACTGTCGCTACTGCCACTGGACGGTGGAGAAGTCCCCGTCGGCGGGCATCCCCTCCACCACCGTGTGCATGTCCTGCCACGCGCAGGTGTGGAACAAGAGCCCGTACCTCACCGAGGTCCGCAAGGCGTTCTTCGCCGACCAGCCCATCCCCTGGGTTCGCGTCCACAACCTGCCGGACTTCGTCTACTTCAACCACTCCATCCACGTGGGCAAGGGCGTCGGCTGCGCCACCTGCCACGGCCGCGTGGACCAGATGGGCGCCATCGAGCAGTCCGCGCCGCTGACGATGAGCTGGTGCCTGGATTGCCACCGCAACCCCGGCCCCAACCTCCGGCCCCAGGAGTTCATCACCAGCATGACCTGGGCGCCCCCGACGGATAAGGCGGAAGCCTCGGCCCTCGCCGAGACGCTCACCAAGGAATACGACGTTCACTCGCGCACGAGCTGCTCCACATGCCACCGATGA
- a CDS encoding TAT-variant-translocated molybdopterin oxidoreductase, whose product MNTKPDSAPAQETPSSFALPVVSGRNEATPAHAHDDVVTEALEHASTRAVSAEGAYGKTYWLGLEEKLATPEFLEETRPEFPVGADLPPTGFVRREFMQLLGASLALAGATACSTRPQDERMVAYTKTPPEVTPGNPLHYASGMTLGGHTSGLLITAREGRPVKIEGNPQHPVNQGAAGVFEQAFLLSLYDPQRARVLRQGNNPRSLRVLAEDISTLVGQKAAADGGSRLRFLTEPISSPTLRDVTGRIQKKLPNARFHAFSSLTDSAAAQANRALFGQPVQAVYDLTRADVIVSLDADFLESRPENLALNRQFADRRDPKNGELNRLYVAESRMSITGGMADHRKRVKSAEVFAIAAALAQAVGGPAASLGASASGKAGSLSPETQSWVQAVAQDLKSKAGRSVVLAGERQPAAVHALAQAINAALGNVGTTVKLVPAAAPEASGLSEISALVADIKAGKVDTLVITATNPVYALPVDAGLAEVLDPKQNANRKALSVLYAGHYEDETSKFADWFVPLAHQLETWSDGRAADGTVSIAQPLIQPLFNGVPEMELFALFLDEPFRPAYQMVRDYWAAQGGEAGRADFETRWETWVSEGVVPGSTATALTTATPDTGAASQLVAAYQPPAAGELEINFVHDYRVLDGRFGNNAWLQETPDPITKIVWENAAILSPATAKKLGLENNHVAELEYGGRKLQVPVTILPGNADDTVTVALGYGRTGLHEVVAKDIGFNANLLRSVNAPWFDGGAKLTKVRGSHKFARTQYHWRMEGRPLALDMSVSELAHPSKETEHTLERVQAKYELGKQNNLPDFDYAKTPQEGYKWGMSIDLSRCTGCNACVVACQAENNIPVVGKEQVGRGREMNWLRIDRYFQGDENDPAMVMQPVACVHCEKAPCEYVCPVNATVHSDEGLNDMVYNRCIGTRYCSNNCPYKVRRFNYLHYTQGKTPTEKMLMNPDVTVRNRGVMEKCTYCVQRIERVRINARVEKRLIQEKELQTACQQTCPTQAIAFGSLADPAQRVTQLHEDERAYRLLHELGTRPRTAHLIRLRNPNPALVPAAPAEAAPAHEGGH is encoded by the coding sequence ATGAACACCAAGCCTGACAGCGCGCCCGCGCAGGAAACCCCCTCGTCCTTCGCGCTCCCGGTCGTCTCGGGCCGCAACGAGGCCACCCCCGCGCACGCCCACGACGACGTCGTGACCGAAGCGCTCGAGCACGCCTCCACCCGCGCCGTCTCGGCGGAAGGCGCGTACGGCAAGACGTACTGGCTCGGCCTGGAGGAGAAGCTCGCCACGCCGGAGTTCCTGGAGGAGACCCGCCCGGAATTCCCCGTGGGCGCGGACCTTCCCCCCACCGGCTTCGTCCGCCGCGAGTTCATGCAGCTGCTGGGCGCGTCGCTCGCCCTGGCTGGCGCCACCGCGTGCAGCACCCGTCCGCAGGATGAGCGGATGGTGGCGTACACGAAGACGCCGCCGGAAGTGACGCCGGGCAACCCGCTGCACTACGCGTCCGGCATGACGCTCGGAGGCCACACCTCCGGTCTGCTCATCACCGCGCGTGAAGGCCGCCCGGTGAAGATCGAAGGCAACCCCCAGCACCCCGTGAACCAGGGCGCTGCCGGCGTCTTCGAGCAGGCGTTCCTGCTCTCGCTCTATGACCCGCAGCGCGCCCGCGTGCTGCGCCAGGGCAACAACCCCCGCTCGCTGCGCGTGCTGGCCGAGGACATCTCCACCCTCGTCGGCCAGAAGGCCGCGGCGGACGGCGGCAGCCGCCTGCGCTTCCTCACGGAGCCCATCAGCTCGCCGACGCTGCGCGACGTGACGGGCCGCATCCAGAAGAAGCTGCCCAACGCGCGCTTCCACGCGTTCTCGTCCCTCACGGACTCCGCCGCCGCGCAGGCGAACCGCGCGCTGTTCGGCCAGCCGGTCCAGGCCGTCTACGACCTGACCCGCGCGGACGTCATCGTCTCCCTGGACGCGGACTTCCTGGAGAGCCGCCCGGAGAACCTGGCCCTCAACCGCCAGTTCGCGGACCGCCGCGACCCGAAGAACGGCGAGCTCAACCGCCTGTACGTGGCCGAATCCCGCATGTCCATCACGGGCGGCATGGCGGACCACCGCAAGCGCGTGAAGTCCGCCGAGGTCTTCGCCATCGCCGCCGCGCTGGCGCAGGCCGTGGGTGGCCCCGCCGCCAGCCTGGGCGCCTCCGCGTCCGGCAAGGCCGGCTCGCTGAGCCCGGAGACCCAGTCGTGGGTGCAGGCCGTGGCCCAGGACCTCAAGTCCAAGGCCGGCCGCTCCGTGGTGCTCGCCGGTGAGCGCCAGCCCGCCGCCGTGCACGCGCTGGCGCAGGCCATCAACGCCGCGCTGGGCAACGTGGGCACCACCGTGAAGCTCGTCCCGGCCGCCGCCCCGGAGGCCTCGGGCCTGTCGGAGATCAGCGCGCTGGTCGCGGACATCAAGGCCGGCAAGGTGGACACGCTGGTCATCACCGCCACCAACCCCGTCTACGCCCTGCCGGTGGACGCGGGCCTGGCGGAGGTGCTGGACCCCAAGCAGAACGCCAACCGCAAGGCGCTGTCCGTCCTGTACGCGGGTCACTACGAGGACGAGACCTCCAAGTTCGCCGACTGGTTCGTGCCCCTGGCGCACCAGCTGGAGACCTGGAGCGACGGCCGCGCCGCCGACGGCACCGTCAGCATCGCGCAGCCCCTCATCCAGCCGCTCTTCAACGGCGTGCCGGAGATGGAGCTGTTCGCGCTGTTCCTCGACGAGCCCTTCCGCCCCGCCTACCAGATGGTGCGCGACTACTGGGCCGCGCAGGGTGGCGAGGCCGGCCGCGCCGACTTCGAGACCCGCTGGGAGACCTGGGTCTCCGAGGGCGTCGTCCCCGGCAGCACCGCCACCGCGCTGACCACGGCCACCCCGGACACGGGCGCCGCCTCGCAGCTGGTCGCCGCCTACCAGCCGCCCGCGGCCGGTGAGCTGGAGATCAACTTCGTCCACGACTACCGCGTCCTGGACGGCCGGTTCGGCAACAACGCGTGGCTCCAGGAGACGCCGGACCCCATCACGAAGATCGTCTGGGAGAACGCCGCCATCCTCAGCCCGGCCACGGCCAAGAAGCTGGGCCTGGAGAACAACCACGTCGCGGAGCTGGAGTACGGCGGGCGCAAGCTGCAGGTCCCCGTCACCATCCTCCCCGGCAACGCGGACGACACCGTCACCGTGGCGCTGGGCTACGGCCGCACCGGCCTCCACGAGGTCGTGGCCAAGGACATCGGCTTCAACGCCAACCTGCTGCGCAGCGTGAACGCCCCCTGGTTCGACGGCGGCGCCAAGCTGACCAAGGTCCGCGGCAGCCACAAGTTCGCCCGCACCCAGTACCACTGGCGCATGGAGGGCCGCCCGCTGGCGCTCGACATGTCCGTCAGCGAGCTTGCGCACCCGTCCAAGGAGACGGAGCACACGCTGGAGCGCGTCCAGGCCAAGTACGAGCTGGGCAAGCAGAACAACCTGCCGGACTTCGACTACGCGAAGACGCCGCAGGAGGGCTACAAGTGGGGCATGTCCATCGACCTGTCGCGCTGCACGGGCTGCAACGCGTGCGTCGTGGCGTGCCAGGCGGAGAACAACATCCCCGTCGTCGGCAAGGAGCAGGTGGGCCGCGGCCGTGAGATGAACTGGCTGCGCATCGACCGCTACTTCCAGGGCGATGAGAACGACCCCGCCATGGTCATGCAGCCCGTCGCGTGCGTGCACTGCGAGAAGGCCCCCTGCGAGTACGTCTGCCCGGTGAACGCCACCGTGCACTCGGACGAGGGCCTCAACGACATGGTGTACAACCGCTGCATCGGCACGCGGTACTGCTCCAACAACTGCCCGTACAAGGTCCGCCGCTTCAACTACCTGCACTACACGCAGGGCAAGACGCCGACCGAGAAGATGCTGATGAACCCGGACGTCACGGTGCGCAACCGCGGCGTCATGGAGAAGTGCACCTACTGCGTGCAGCGCATCGAGCGGGTCCGCATCAACGCCCGCGTCGAGAAGCGCCTCATCCAGGAGAAGGAGCTCCAGACGGCGTGCCAGCAGACCTGCCCCACGCAGGCCATCGCCTTCGGCTCCCTGGCGGACCCCGCCCAGCGCGTCACCCAGCTCCACGAGGACGAGCGTGCCTACCGGCTCTTGCACGAGCTGGGCACCCGCCCCCGCACCGCCCACCTCATCCGCCTGCGCAACCCCAACCCCGCCCTCGTGCCCGCTGCCCCTGCTGAAGCCGCCCCGGCGCACGAAGGAGGTCACTGA
- the nrfD gene encoding NrfD/PsrC family molybdoenzyme membrane anchor subunit — protein sequence MAETAHALPLDPLEPRDLVAPHHDDKSLNETLLDHVWRKPGKGWFMLLGITSAALGLLVIGVTYTLARGIGVWGNNQPVGWAFDIINFVWWVGIGHAGTLISAILLLFQQKWRTSINRFAEAMTLFAVMCAGLFPLLHTGRPWFAFWLFPYPSTLGAWAQFRSPLVWDVFAISTYLTVSALFWFVGLIPDLAALRDSSKTKLQRTIYGLFALGWRGSGRHWHNYKIAYLLLAGLSTPLVVSVHTIVSFDFAVSQIPGWHATIFPPYFVAGAVFSGFAMVITLIVPARKYLGLRDVITDRHLENMNKVILATGLLVSYGYLMEHFIAWYSMNQYEFWTFYVNRATGPYAGVYWLMIACNVITPNIFWFKKARTSIPIMWVASIAVNIGMWCERFIIIVTSLSQDFLPSSWDIYTPTWVDWCIYIGTLGLFGTLFLLFLKFVPAVAVSEVKELQLELKHAAHAAHGHGADTAGAGTLTHGAH from the coding sequence ATGGCCGAGACCGCACACGCACTCCCGCTCGACCCCCTCGAGCCCCGGGACCTCGTCGCGCCGCACCACGACGACAAGTCCCTCAATGAAACCCTGCTCGACCATGTCTGGCGCAAGCCCGGCAAGGGCTGGTTCATGCTGCTGGGCATCACGTCCGCGGCGCTGGGCCTGCTGGTCATTGGTGTCACGTACACCCTCGCGCGCGGCATCGGCGTGTGGGGCAACAACCAGCCGGTGGGCTGGGCGTTCGACATCATCAACTTCGTCTGGTGGGTCGGTATCGGCCACGCCGGTACGCTCATCTCCGCCATCCTCCTGCTCTTCCAGCAGAAGTGGCGCACGAGCATCAACCGCTTCGCGGAGGCCATGACGCTGTTCGCGGTCATGTGCGCCGGCCTGTTCCCGCTGCTCCACACGGGCCGTCCCTGGTTCGCGTTCTGGCTGTTCCCCTACCCCAGCACCCTGGGCGCCTGGGCGCAGTTCCGCTCGCCGCTCGTGTGGGACGTGTTCGCCATCTCCACGTACCTCACGGTGTCCGCCCTCTTCTGGTTCGTGGGCCTCATCCCGGACCTGGCCGCCCTGCGTGACTCGTCCAAGACGAAGCTGCAGCGCACCATCTACGGCCTGTTCGCGCTGGGCTGGCGCGGCTCCGGCCGTCACTGGCACAACTACAAGATCGCCTACCTGCTCCTGGCCGGCCTCTCGACGCCGCTCGTGGTGTCCGTGCACACCATCGTGTCGTTCGACTTCGCCGTCTCCCAGATTCCGGGCTGGCACGCGACCATCTTCCCGCCCTACTTCGTGGCCGGCGCCGTGTTCAGCGGCTTCGCGATGGTGATCACCCTCATCGTGCCCGCCCGCAAGTACCTGGGCCTCCGGGACGTCATCACCGACCGCCACCTGGAGAACATGAACAAGGTCATCCTGGCGACGGGCCTGCTGGTGTCCTACGGCTACCTGATGGAGCACTTCATCGCCTGGTACTCCATGAACCAGTACGAGTTCTGGACCTTCTACGTGAACCGCGCCACGGGCCCCTACGCCGGCGTGTACTGGCTGATGATCGCCTGCAACGTCATCACCCCGAACATCTTCTGGTTCAAGAAGGCGCGCACCAGCATCCCCATCATGTGGGTGGCGTCCATCGCGGTGAACATCGGCATGTGGTGCGAGCGCTTCATCATCATCGTGACGTCGCTGTCGCAGGACTTCCTGCCCTCGTCGTGGGACATCTACACGCCGACCTGGGTGGACTGGTGCATCTACATCGGCACGCTGGGCCTGTTCGGCACCCTGTTCCTGCTGTTCCTCAAGTTCGTCCCGGCCGTCGCGGTGAGCGAGGTGAAGGAGCTCCAGTTGGAGCTCAAGCACGCCGCCCACGCGGCCCACGGTCACGGCGCGGACACCGCCGGCGCGGGTACCCTCACCCACGGAGCGCACTAG
- a CDS encoding DUF3341 domain-containing protein, which produces MEAKVLDSWVLAEFATPEALVSATQQMREKGFQGMDTYSPYPLHGGSEALGLPPSRVPFIALGGGLTGMVTALTMQTWMNTIDYPLNVGGRPLLSLPAWVPITFELSVLFAAFGIFFGLLGLSKLPQPYHPAFESEEFRSASTHGYWLSIPHPTGTDAADVKNQLTALGATHVTVVSGENE; this is translated from the coding sequence ATGGAAGCCAAGGTCCTTGATTCCTGGGTGTTGGCCGAGTTCGCCACTCCGGAAGCCCTCGTCTCCGCCACGCAGCAGATGCGGGAGAAGGGCTTCCAGGGGATGGACACCTACTCCCCCTACCCGCTGCACGGCGGGTCGGAGGCGCTGGGTCTGCCGCCCTCTCGCGTGCCCTTCATCGCCCTGGGTGGCGGCCTCACCGGCATGGTGACCGCCCTCACGATGCAGACGTGGATGAACACCATCGACTACCCGCTCAACGTCGGCGGCCGTCCGCTCCTGAGCCTCCCGGCCTGGGTGCCCATCACGTTCGAATTGAGCGTGCTGTTCGCCGCGTTCGGCATCTTTTTCGGCCTGCTCGGCCTGAGCAAGCTGCCGCAGCCCTACCACCCGGCCTTCGAGTCGGAAGAGTTCCGCAGCGCGTCCACGCACGGCTACTGGCTGAGCATCCCGCACCCCACGGGGACGGACGCCGCGGACGTCAAGAACCAGCTGACGGCCCTGGGCGCGACCCACGTGACCGTCGTCTCGGGAGAGAACGAATGA